The following are encoded together in the Bos javanicus breed banteng chromosome X, ARS-OSU_banteng_1.0, whole genome shotgun sequence genome:
- the LOC133242392 gene encoding uncharacterized protein CXorf66 homolog, which translates to MNIFIYVLLLSIWTSSCLDRNESNGSATAVTTRAEFKQTKLQELRRRLLIIVIGTLITGYMVTCTCLLHYRCDSKEAHKAAKDKKEDITIKASRSSKISFTDSKSPTAGLGDPERQSVVSRIDKSSGPSSPRKVPSSAEKLVRPSSQKKPSKPSAPKKVLGSPPQEKLHRTRSPKKAHRQAHAHKLVGQVSPSYPEKAIKPTWPPSLQCRAKPTKTPLPYPKNQSFPEHSSADKLTKRQRYLKLKCPASAGRAEILSRPQPVKFCRCYKEKCLVCRAVSEPFITHVSEANKKHVPVPLFSRELKHFYKSYKKKQPKYNTLYGNMSDSDITTYNSDGESDREVIIMCNIKCKEDMFKNSRNN; encoded by the exons ATGAATATCTTCATTTATGTCCTCCTTTTATCAATTTGGACAAGTAGTTGTTTAGATAGAAATGAAAGCAATGGATCTGCTACTGCAG TAACTACACGTGCTGAATTCAAGCAGACCAAACTGCAGGAATTACGGCGACGTCTACTCATTATTGTAATTGGTACCCTGATCACTGGGTATATGGTCACGTGTACCTGCTTGCTTCACTATAGGTGTGATAGCAAGGAAGCCCATAAAGCAGCCAA GGACAAGAAAGAAGATATCACCATCAAGGCATCCAGGTCATCTAAAATATCATTTACTGACTCCAAGTCACCAACTGCTGGTCTGGGCGATCCAGAAAGACAATCCGTGGTATCCAGAATAGATAAGTCATCTGGGCCCTCAAGTCCACGAAAAGTTCCTTCAAGTGCAGAAAAGTTAGTCAGGCCCTCGAGTCAAAAAAAACCATCCAAGCCATCAGCTCCCAAAAAAGTGTTAGGATCACCCCCCCAGGAAAAGTTGCATAGAACACGCAGTCCAAAAAAGGCACATAGGCAGGCTCATGCCCATAAGCTAGTCGGTCAGGTCAGTCCATCCTATCCAGAGAAGGCCATCAAGCCAACTTGGCCACCAAGTCTACAGTGTCGGGCCAAGCCAACCAAAACTCCTCTACCCTATCCAAAGAATCAAAGCTTCCCTGAGCATTCAAGTGCAGATAAACTGACCAAACGCCAGAGATATCTTAAACTAAAATGCCCAGCTAGTGCAGGTAGGGCAGAAATATTATCTAGGCCTCAACCAGTGAAGTTTTGTCGATGCTACAAGGAAAAGTGCCTTGTTTGCAGAGCTGTTTCTGAGCCATTCATCACTCATGTTTCAGAAGCAAATAAAAAGCATGTTCCAGTTCCACTGTTTTCACGTGAATTGAAGCACTTTTACAAGtcatataaaaagaaacaacccaaatacaaCACACTGTATGGCAACATGAGTGACAGTGATATCACAACATACAACAGTGATGGTGAGAGTGACAGGGAGGTGATTATAATGTGCAATATAAAATGCAAGGAAGACATGTTTAAAAACTCCCGAAATAATTAA